In the Alteromonas sp. M12 genome, one interval contains:
- a CDS encoding DUF885 domain-containing protein: MKIRIKPMAIKQALIAMSVSIALAGCAGNSTDNSTGNQVAAEKMTQLTESKKIQELTENYFNESMAFNPIYSTFVGETKYNDQFDEPLTEAVFAKRLAFEKKYLAAVNTIDSSKLSGQDLLSYEVFKRDLEVGIREFELPEHLMPISQFGGVHSYFAMLGSGSSAQPFNTAQDYRNFMKRSVGFSAYMDSVITTMQEGIKKGVVHPKPIIEKLIPQLSAHVVDDVSKSVFYGPVAALEDNENISEDEKAKLKSEYIAVIKQVIIPAYAKVAKFVAGEYLQNGRDTVGLSALPNGKKWYEYRIETNTTLPLTAEEIHEFGKQEVARILSEMIKVKETVGFEGDLPAFFEFLRTDDQFYFDSKQGIIDGYTEVKEKINERLPLLFEVFPKADYVVKPVEAYREASEAGASYMPPAPDGSRPGIFYINTRDLKGQPKFSLETLSIHEAAPGHHFQIAIQQEVESLPKFRKFGGYTVFAEGWALYAESLGKELGLFTDPYMWYGRLSDEQLRAMRLVVDTGLHAFGWTREEAIAYMLANSSMAKSDVVAEVERYISIGGQALAYKIGQRHIRMLRNKASAALGDKFDVRKFHTQVLIDGALPMPILEAKIDRWIESQKS, translated from the coding sequence ATGAAAATTAGAATTAAGCCGATGGCGATAAAACAAGCACTGATCGCTATGTCTGTATCAATTGCTTTAGCGGGTTGTGCAGGTAACAGCACGGACAACTCAACGGGTAATCAGGTGGCGGCTGAAAAAATGACTCAATTAACTGAGTCGAAAAAAATCCAAGAATTAACTGAAAATTACTTTAATGAAAGTATGGCGTTTAATCCGATTTATTCTACTTTTGTTGGCGAAACTAAATATAACGATCAATTTGATGAACCGCTAACGGAAGCTGTTTTCGCTAAACGTTTAGCCTTTGAGAAGAAATATTTAGCGGCTGTTAATACTATCGATTCAAGTAAATTGAGTGGTCAGGATTTATTGAGCTATGAAGTATTTAAACGGGATCTTGAAGTAGGTATCAGAGAGTTTGAATTGCCTGAACACTTGATGCCAATAAGTCAGTTCGGTGGCGTACATAGTTATTTTGCAATGTTAGGCTCAGGCAGTAGTGCACAGCCTTTTAATACCGCGCAAGATTATCGTAACTTTATGAAGCGCTCGGTTGGCTTTTCTGCTTACATGGACAGCGTAATTACGACTATGCAAGAAGGCATTAAAAAAGGTGTAGTCCATCCCAAGCCAATTATTGAAAAGCTGATACCGCAATTAAGTGCTCATGTTGTAGATGATGTTAGCAAAAGCGTTTTTTACGGCCCAGTAGCCGCGTTAGAGGATAATGAAAATATATCCGAAGATGAAAAAGCTAAATTAAAAAGTGAATATATTGCCGTTATTAAGCAAGTCATTATTCCTGCATATGCCAAGGTGGCAAAATTTGTAGCAGGCGAATATCTGCAAAATGGCCGTGATACTGTTGGCTTATCGGCACTTCCTAACGGTAAAAAATGGTATGAATACCGAATCGAAACGAATACCACATTACCTTTAACCGCTGAAGAAATACATGAATTTGGCAAGCAAGAAGTGGCTCGCATTTTATCAGAAATGATTAAAGTAAAAGAAACTGTCGGCTTTGAAGGGGATTTACCTGCATTTTTCGAGTTTTTGCGTACAGATGACCAATTTTACTTCGATTCTAAGCAAGGGATCATTGATGGTTATACAGAAGTAAAAGAAAAGATTAATGAAAGACTACCATTACTGTTTGAAGTATTTCCTAAAGCGGATTACGTGGTGAAACCGGTTGAGGCATACAGGGAAGCTTCTGAAGCAGGAGCCAGTTATATGCCTCCGGCACCGGATGGCTCGAGACCGGGGATTTTTTATATTAATACCCGTGATCTAAAAGGCCAACCAAAGTTTTCACTAGAAACCTTAAGTATTCATGAAGCGGCACCCGGGCACCATTTCCAAATCGCGATTCAGCAAGAAGTAGAATCCCTTCCAAAATTCCGTAAATTTGGTGGTTACACTGTGTTTGCTGAAGGTTGGGCGTTATACGCAGAAAGCTTAGGTAAAGAGTTAGGGCTCTTCACTGACCCTTATATGTGGTACGGGCGACTAAGCGACGAACAATTGCGTGCTATGCGTTTAGTGGTCGACACTGGATTACATGCATTCGGCTGGACTAGAGAGGAGGCCATCGCCTACATGTTAGCCAATTCATCTATGGCCAAAAGCGATGTTGTTGCAGAAGTTGAACGTTATATTTCAATCGGCGGCCAAGCGCTCGCTTACAAAATAGGTCAACGACATATCCGTATGTTGCGCAATAAAGCCTCTGCCGCACTGGGTGATAAGTTCGACGTTCGCAAGTTCCACACCCAAGTGCTAATAGATGGCGCATTACCTATGCCCATTCTTGAAGCTAAAATTGACCGTTGGATCGAGAGTCAAAAAAGTTAA
- a CDS encoding exonuclease SbcCD subunit D, with amino-acid sequence MKFLHTSDWHIGRQFHNVSLLEDQQYVLNQLIEYIKQQEVDALIIAGDIYDRALPPANAVELLDQVLTTICIDLKIPTILIPGNHDSAERVRFGAKHMKQSGLHIIGDLQQITQPTIIDIKGGEVAFYGIPYCEPAMVRNTFDVEVSSYDEAHSYLVEEIKKVMSDKQKNVLISHCFIDGASESDSERPLQIGGADRVSYQPCIDFDYVALGHLHSPQFKGKEHIRYSGSIMKYSFSEQHQKKGVTLVEFDSEMPVSMTHLALKPLRDMRIIEGELSTILEQGKVDPNNDDYLLVRLTDKHAILDPMGKLREVYPNVLHLEKPGMLETNSTQLNQESLKQGELDMFRDFYSQIAGQAMSEDQDKLVSELINRLTK; translated from the coding sequence GTGAAGTTTTTACATACCTCAGACTGGCATATTGGCCGTCAATTCCACAACGTTTCTCTACTTGAAGATCAACAATATGTGCTTAATCAGTTGATCGAGTACATTAAACAACAAGAAGTTGATGCGCTAATTATAGCTGGGGATATATATGATCGTGCATTACCGCCAGCTAACGCAGTAGAGTTGCTTGATCAAGTCCTTACAACTATCTGTATAGATTTAAAAATTCCAACTATTTTGATTCCAGGAAATCATGATAGTGCTGAAAGAGTCAGGTTTGGCGCAAAACACATGAAACAATCTGGCCTGCATATTATCGGTGATTTACAGCAGATTACACAGCCAACTATCATTGATATAAAAGGGGGTGAAGTTGCTTTTTACGGTATTCCATATTGTGAGCCAGCAATGGTTAGAAATACCTTTGATGTGGAGGTTAGCAGTTATGATGAGGCTCACAGTTACTTGGTCGAAGAAATTAAAAAAGTGATGTCAGACAAACAAAAAAATGTGTTGATCAGCCATTGTTTTATTGATGGTGCCAGCGAATCTGACTCTGAACGACCATTACAAATAGGCGGTGCAGACCGAGTGAGTTATCAACCTTGTATCGACTTTGATTACGTGGCCTTAGGGCACCTGCATAGTCCGCAGTTTAAAGGAAAAGAACATATCCGTTACTCTGGTTCGATCATGAAATATAGTTTTTCAGAGCAGCACCAGAAAAAAGGTGTAACTCTGGTTGAATTCGACTCTGAAATGCCAGTATCAATGACACACCTAGCGCTTAAGCCACTCAGAGACATGCGTATTATTGAAGGTGAATTAAGCACTATTTTAGAACAAGGTAAAGTCGACCCCAACAATGACGATTATCTTTTGGTTAGGCTAACAGATAAGCACGCAATCTTAGATCCCATGGGTAAGTTAAGAGAGGTGTACCCCAATGTGTTGCACCTTGAAAAACCTGGCATGCTAGAAACCAACTCAACACAATTAAATCAAGAGTCGTTAAAGCAAGGGGAGCTGGATATGTTTCGAGATTTCTATTCGCAAATTGCCGGCCAAGCCATGTCAGAGGATCAAGATAAATTGGTCTCCGAACTAATTAATCGATTAACCAAATAG
- a CDS encoding SMC family ATPase, with protein MKPLKLTVHAFGPFSGTECIDFAELGSNPLFLINGPTGAGKSSILDAICFALYGQTTGAERSASQMRCDFADINLLTEVTLDFSLGNKAYRISRIPMQERAKSVGEGTTSQNSKASLWELDGSENNRLLVSSSVKEADNQIRSLIGLDVEQFRQVMVLPQGKFRELLLADSKDREKIFSQLFQTSIYKRIEDGLKLQAAEIKKAVEQHQNQIKGILQSADVNSEEQVETSIVQIKPELVLAFTQKQDAQSQVKQTEKALEAANQLVKKFTDFELKSHELEQLKESIPAFDKLKQQLRLAQVAQKLAPLFKDKKSVASKLAQGQEKLANSQSALSQYDAQLKQAVERFSAAQVEQQQVESVQKQLNQLEQFLKVAQNLNAATVLKEKAQSQATESKSKLNKQQGQIDTISSQIMGLEQQWQQLSEQVSAIAAQQLLLEKLSQNLTKGKNLQKLRDELKQLQQQSALARRDYDSAQNSLLDSSRLVKKTEFSWHASQAAILAQELEDGEACPVCGSLQHPNIATTQGVIEFTSKEKVDEVRALEQQATNTRDKAKALLDNAVSKETVKQSLIDSLNQELGDIASKSIEEMQTEHDTQQHKVSELLRVQKNLTTVAENLENNKNTLKEYQAKLSGLQDQAAVDEKGLITAEANVAQLEKQVPSQQRNISELESNIDGLKRKISQLNEALVSARQDKEVAQSQFDQGHANNQALQANLAELETESREAEKNWETALGASEFINEDAFLAAQLSDQQQLELQTNIEEFKTRLDNLTGAVSQLKSELTAQSKPNLVVIQDELALANSVLNEKDRIWRELEERKNQLLSVQTKLIAAHKKNQALEVQYQTVGTLYEVSNGLTGDKVSLQRFVLSVLLDDVLIQASQRLSLMSKGRYQLIRKEERAKGNKASGLELEVDDAYTGKSRPVATLSGGESFMAALSLALGLSDVVQSYSGGIRLDTLFIDEGFGSLDSESLDLAIRTLIDLQSTGRMIGIISHVSELKSQMALRVDVKSGRAGSQIEVLTA; from the coding sequence ATGAAGCCACTTAAACTGACTGTACATGCTTTTGGCCCTTTTTCTGGTACTGAATGTATTGATTTTGCGGAGTTGGGATCTAACCCCTTATTTTTGATAAATGGCCCTACAGGCGCGGGCAAAAGCTCCATACTTGATGCCATCTGTTTTGCCTTATATGGCCAAACAACCGGGGCTGAACGCTCAGCCTCACAAATGCGCTGTGATTTCGCCGATATAAATTTACTGACCGAGGTAACCTTAGATTTTAGCTTGGGCAATAAGGCTTATCGTATTTCTCGGATCCCTATGCAAGAGAGGGCTAAGAGTGTTGGAGAAGGCACCACGTCGCAAAATTCCAAAGCCAGCCTTTGGGAGCTTGATGGTAGCGAGAACAATCGGCTACTAGTTTCATCTAGCGTGAAAGAAGCAGACAACCAGATTAGAAGTCTTATTGGATTAGATGTTGAACAATTCCGTCAGGTTATGGTGTTACCTCAAGGTAAGTTTAGAGAATTGTTGTTAGCGGACTCTAAAGATCGCGAAAAAATATTTAGCCAGTTATTTCAAACTTCCATCTATAAGAGGATTGAAGATGGTTTAAAACTCCAAGCTGCAGAGATTAAAAAAGCGGTGGAGCAACATCAGAACCAAATAAAAGGCATATTGCAAAGTGCTGACGTCAACTCAGAAGAGCAGGTTGAAACAAGCATTGTGCAGATAAAACCAGAACTTGTACTGGCATTTACTCAAAAACAAGATGCACAAAGCCAGGTTAAACAAACGGAAAAAGCCTTAGAAGCGGCTAATCAATTAGTTAAAAAGTTCACCGACTTTGAGTTGAAAAGTCATGAGTTAGAACAACTTAAAGAATCCATTCCCGCGTTCGACAAGCTAAAACAACAGCTGAGGCTTGCCCAAGTTGCACAAAAGTTAGCACCTCTTTTTAAAGACAAAAAGAGCGTGGCATCAAAACTAGCTCAAGGGCAGGAAAAATTAGCTAACAGTCAATCGGCATTAAGCCAATATGACGCCCAGTTAAAACAAGCAGTAGAAAGATTTAGCGCCGCACAAGTTGAGCAGCAACAAGTTGAGTCTGTGCAAAAACAACTCAATCAACTGGAACAGTTTTTAAAAGTGGCGCAAAACTTAAACGCCGCCACAGTGTTAAAAGAAAAGGCCCAATCACAGGCGACGGAGAGTAAAAGTAAACTTAATAAGCAACAAGGTCAGATAGACACTATCAGTTCACAAATAATGGGTTTAGAACAACAATGGCAGCAACTTTCAGAGCAAGTAAGCGCCATCGCAGCACAACAACTATTACTTGAAAAGTTAAGTCAAAACTTGACCAAGGGTAAAAATTTACAGAAATTACGGGACGAATTAAAGCAACTGCAACAGCAAAGTGCTCTGGCCAGACGTGATTATGATTCAGCCCAAAATAGCTTATTAGACAGTTCACGCTTAGTTAAAAAAACCGAGTTTTCTTGGCATGCTAGTCAAGCGGCTATTTTGGCCCAAGAGTTAGAAGACGGAGAGGCATGTCCTGTGTGTGGTAGTTTGCAGCACCCTAATATTGCCACGACACAAGGTGTTATTGAATTCACCAGCAAAGAAAAAGTCGATGAGGTTAGAGCCCTAGAACAACAAGCAACTAACACGCGAGATAAGGCAAAAGCACTATTAGATAACGCTGTCAGCAAGGAAACCGTTAAACAGAGCTTAATTGATTCCCTAAACCAAGAGTTAGGCGATATTGCATCTAAAAGCATAGAAGAGATGCAAACTGAGCACGACACTCAGCAGCACAAAGTCAGTGAGTTATTAAGGGTTCAAAAAAACCTGACAACTGTAGCTGAAAACCTAGAAAACAATAAAAACACACTCAAAGAGTACCAAGCTAAACTCTCTGGTTTGCAAGACCAAGCAGCGGTAGATGAGAAAGGTTTGATCACAGCTGAAGCGAATGTTGCGCAACTTGAAAAACAAGTCCCCTCTCAGCAACGTAATATTTCCGAGCTAGAATCCAATATAGATGGTCTAAAACGTAAGATTAGCCAGCTTAATGAGGCCTTAGTGTCTGCTCGACAAGACAAAGAAGTCGCCCAATCTCAATTCGACCAAGGTCATGCCAACAACCAGGCATTACAGGCAAATTTAGCTGAGTTGGAAACCGAAAGTCGAGAGGCCGAAAAAAATTGGGAAACCGCTTTAGGGGCAAGTGAGTTTATTAATGAAGACGCTTTTTTAGCCGCGCAACTAAGTGATCAACAACAACTTGAGTTACAAACCAATATTGAAGAGTTTAAAACTAGGCTGGATAATTTAACCGGAGCGGTTTCCCAACTTAAATCTGAGTTAACCGCCCAAAGCAAACCTAACCTTGTTGTGATCCAAGACGAACTTGCTTTGGCTAATTCAGTGCTTAATGAAAAAGATCGCATATGGCGGGAATTAGAAGAGCGCAAAAATCAGCTTCTTTCGGTGCAAACCAAGTTAATTGCTGCCCATAAAAAGAACCAAGCACTTGAAGTGCAATATCAAACCGTAGGAACCTTATACGAGGTATCTAACGGACTCACCGGTGATAAAGTTAGTTTGCAGCGATTTGTGCTCAGTGTCTTGTTAGATGATGTATTGATACAGGCTTCACAGCGATTGTCGTTAATGAGTAAAGGCCGATATCAACTTATTCGCAAGGAAGAGCGTGCGAAAGGCAACAAAGCATCTGGACTTGAACTGGAAGTAGATGATGCCTACACCGGCAAATCGCGTCCTGTTGCCACTCTGTCAGGGGGAGAGTCCTTTATGGCTGCCTTATCATTAGCCTTGGGTTTGTCTGATGTGGTGCAGTCCTATTCAGGTGGTATTCGACTGGATACATTATTTATAGATGAAGGGTTTGGTAGTTTAGACTCTGAGTCGTTAGATTTAGCCATCCGCACTTTAATCGATTTGCAATCCACTGGCCGCATGATTGGGATCATTTCCCATGTTAGTGAGTTAAAAAGTCAAATGGCCCTGCGAGTTGATGTGAAATCAGGCAGAGCGGGTAGTCA